Proteins from one Hyperolius riggenbachi isolate aHypRig1 chromosome 2, aHypRig1.pri, whole genome shotgun sequence genomic window:
- the LOC137546234 gene encoding uncharacterized protein isoform X1: MYEKRGGLAPKLTKEMKSALSKDWLHGLDQNEKAFQAKMRNIFEKYNHAFEDDIIVNIADFNYIGGEGCVQWEFIPKKTENTKPKITEISEEGENRTLNKTFETEDDSSDEEDLNATCSSYKKTSDDLFNGTFTTGCGPSFAQNSSYSGNESSLACPLEASVSEHMRTFINRHNKTFCFEDTRELSQNDTVLNGPLQSTQMDDSVEDGLGYFYPDMVESFQRLLEFPWKKRAADSIIHHYKRQILKSHKSTLDMKRKMCRPTNAKTMPPNTLCQFKLVNRPQPYNYGSDTSMEGIFTALDYSPTKHKSTIGEIGSPRNKGGSRLSEMACSPVKIYSHSVLHSIHSPKVKLKTVGDKVHPRTLALDRLFIYKGKLQTDEVNTFSGINPFKQLPNQVTSSKTSLHSTIPEDYSPRKYDMPLSPDIGRMTALNKTFIKSNHTEFQETDFRHREQKPYRQTSDTAFSLTRSRSFSGFPSIHYSNSNSKSKCNVYARNNTLDKTFTYQNPVEMDRVNSFSPREKYNKLLVKVTGSPSGRLSLSAPSSPYRQEKCRRKLKLEHTFTNQHSEKIEDKISSIREQKGHLNMSPRRRSFSTSPASRSVNSNSGSLYCGYDETTNLKRRIAYLKMKGGNNSQLGDVSKFSRLVYPLTRSYSASTLPGSPNVTLQIPFEGASRIELHNRPNRNSLSFNAKVQSSDLVCSLVNSPGSQRAKRQGSSIVPSSPFKRHKSFDKTFVIDQATNKRFLL; the protein is encoded by the exons ATGTATGAGAAGAGGGGAGGTTTGGCTCCCAAG CTTACAAAAGAAATGAAATCTGCACTAAGCAAGGATTGGCTGCATGGGCTGGACCAAAATGAGAAAGCATTTCAAGCTAAAATGAGAAACATTTTTGAGAAA TATAACCATGCATTTGAGGATGACATCATTGTGAATATAGCAGATTTTAATTATATTGGTGGTGAAG GCTGTGTTCAATGGGAATTCATCCCAAAGAAAACTGAGAACACAAAACCTAAAATAACAGAAATATCAGAAGag ggaGAAAATAGAACCCTCAAtaaaacatttgaaacag AAGACGACTCTAGTGACGAAGAAGATCTCAATGCTACTTGTTCTTCATATAAAAAG ACCTCAGATGATCTTTTTAATGGAACCTTTACTACTG gcTGTGGACCATCTTTTGCGCAAAATAGCTCTTATTCTGGCAATGAGAGCTCTCTTGCTTGTCCATTGGAAGCTTCAGTTTCTGAGCATATGAGGACATTTATCAACAGACATAACAAGACTTTTTGTTTTGAAGACACTAGAGAGCTATCCCAGAATGACACAGTACTGAATGGGCCTCTCCAATCCACACAAATGGATGATTCAGTCGAAGACGGCCTTGGCTATTTCTATCCAGATATGGTAGAAAGCTTTCAAAGGCTGTTGGAATTTCCATGGAAAAAACGGGCAGCTGACAGTATTATCCACCACTACAAGCGTCAGATTTTGAAATCTCATAAATCCACGCTGgatatgaaaagaaaaatgtGTAGGCCTACTAATGCGAAGACTATGCCTCCAAATACTCTGTGCCAGTTCAAACTTGTAAACAGACCTCAGCCGTACAATTACGGATCAGACACCAGCATGGAAGGTATTTTCACAGCCTTGGACTATTCTCCTACCAAACACAAAAGTACAATTGGTGAAATTGGGTCCCCCCGTAACAAAGGAGGCAGTAGGCTTTCAGAGATGGCATGCTCCCCTGTAAAAATATACTCTCATTCTGTGCTTCACTCTATACACAGCCCAAAGGTCAAGCTAAAGACAGTTGGTGATAAAGTTCATCCTAGGACCCTAGCTTTGGACAGGCTCTTCATTTACAAAGGCAAATTACAAACTGATGAAGTGAATACTTTCTCTGGCATCAACCCTTTTAAGCAGCTTCCAAACCAAGTGACGAGTAGCAAAACAAGTTTGCATTCCACCATCCCAGAAGACTACAGCCCCAGAAAATATGATATGCCATTAAGCCCTGATATTGGCAGGATGACTGCTTTAAACAAAACTTTTATTAAATCGAACCACACAGAATTTCAAGAGACGGACTTCCGGCACAGGGAACAAAAACCGTATAGGCAAACTTCTGACACAGCATTTTCTCTCACCAGGAGCAGATCTTTTTCTGGATTTCCTTCAATACACTACTCAAACAGCAATTCCAAATCAAAGTGCAATGTCTATGCAAGGAACAACACTTTGGACAAAACGTTCACATACCAGAATCCTGTGGAAATGGATCGTGTGAATTCTTTCTCACCTAGAGAAAAATATAATAAATTGCTTGTAAAAGTGACAGGTAGCCCATCTGGAAGACTATcgctctctgcaccctcttcacCATACAGGCAAGAAAAATGCAGAAGAAAGCTAAAACTGGAGCACACTTTTACCAATCAACACTCTGAGAAAATTGAGGACAAGATCTCCAGCATTAGAGAACAAAAGGGGCATTTAAACATGTCTCCAAGAAGAAGGTCTTTCTCTACATCTCCTGCATCGCGTAGCGTAAATAGCAATTCAGGATCTCTTTACTGTGGATATGATGAAACCACAAACCTGAAAAGGAGAATTGCCTATTTGAAAATGAAAGGTGGGAATAATTCCCAACTTGGAGACGTTAGTAAGTTTTCGAGGCTGGTGTATCCCCTAACCAGAAGTTACTCAGCTTCTACATTACCTGGAAGTCCTAATGTCACATTGCAAATACCCTTTGAAGGTGCTTCTAGAATTGAATTACACAATCGTCCCAATCGAAATAGTTTATCTTTTAATGCTAAAGTTCAATCATCAGACTTGGTTTGTTCTCTTGTTAATTCACCAGGATCACAGAGAGCTAAAAGACAAGGAAGTTCTATTGTGCCGTCCTCCCCATTTAAGAGACACAAGAGTTTTGATAAAACTTTTGTGATTGATCAAGCGACAAACAAGCGTTTTTTGTTGTAG
- the LOC137546234 gene encoding uncharacterized protein isoform X2: MKSALSKDWLHGLDQNEKAFQAKMRNIFEKYNHAFEDDIIVNIADFNYIGGEGCVQWEFIPKKTENTKPKITEISEEGENRTLNKTFETEDDSSDEEDLNATCSSYKKTSDDLFNGTFTTGCGPSFAQNSSYSGNESSLACPLEASVSEHMRTFINRHNKTFCFEDTRELSQNDTVLNGPLQSTQMDDSVEDGLGYFYPDMVESFQRLLEFPWKKRAADSIIHHYKRQILKSHKSTLDMKRKMCRPTNAKTMPPNTLCQFKLVNRPQPYNYGSDTSMEGIFTALDYSPTKHKSTIGEIGSPRNKGGSRLSEMACSPVKIYSHSVLHSIHSPKVKLKTVGDKVHPRTLALDRLFIYKGKLQTDEVNTFSGINPFKQLPNQVTSSKTSLHSTIPEDYSPRKYDMPLSPDIGRMTALNKTFIKSNHTEFQETDFRHREQKPYRQTSDTAFSLTRSRSFSGFPSIHYSNSNSKSKCNVYARNNTLDKTFTYQNPVEMDRVNSFSPREKYNKLLVKVTGSPSGRLSLSAPSSPYRQEKCRRKLKLEHTFTNQHSEKIEDKISSIREQKGHLNMSPRRRSFSTSPASRSVNSNSGSLYCGYDETTNLKRRIAYLKMKGGNNSQLGDVSKFSRLVYPLTRSYSASTLPGSPNVTLQIPFEGASRIELHNRPNRNSLSFNAKVQSSDLVCSLVNSPGSQRAKRQGSSIVPSSPFKRHKSFDKTFVIDQATNKRFLL, from the exons ATGAAATCTGCACTAAGCAAGGATTGGCTGCATGGGCTGGACCAAAATGAGAAAGCATTTCAAGCTAAAATGAGAAACATTTTTGAGAAA TATAACCATGCATTTGAGGATGACATCATTGTGAATATAGCAGATTTTAATTATATTGGTGGTGAAG GCTGTGTTCAATGGGAATTCATCCCAAAGAAAACTGAGAACACAAAACCTAAAATAACAGAAATATCAGAAGag ggaGAAAATAGAACCCTCAAtaaaacatttgaaacag AAGACGACTCTAGTGACGAAGAAGATCTCAATGCTACTTGTTCTTCATATAAAAAG ACCTCAGATGATCTTTTTAATGGAACCTTTACTACTG gcTGTGGACCATCTTTTGCGCAAAATAGCTCTTATTCTGGCAATGAGAGCTCTCTTGCTTGTCCATTGGAAGCTTCAGTTTCTGAGCATATGAGGACATTTATCAACAGACATAACAAGACTTTTTGTTTTGAAGACACTAGAGAGCTATCCCAGAATGACACAGTACTGAATGGGCCTCTCCAATCCACACAAATGGATGATTCAGTCGAAGACGGCCTTGGCTATTTCTATCCAGATATGGTAGAAAGCTTTCAAAGGCTGTTGGAATTTCCATGGAAAAAACGGGCAGCTGACAGTATTATCCACCACTACAAGCGTCAGATTTTGAAATCTCATAAATCCACGCTGgatatgaaaagaaaaatgtGTAGGCCTACTAATGCGAAGACTATGCCTCCAAATACTCTGTGCCAGTTCAAACTTGTAAACAGACCTCAGCCGTACAATTACGGATCAGACACCAGCATGGAAGGTATTTTCACAGCCTTGGACTATTCTCCTACCAAACACAAAAGTACAATTGGTGAAATTGGGTCCCCCCGTAACAAAGGAGGCAGTAGGCTTTCAGAGATGGCATGCTCCCCTGTAAAAATATACTCTCATTCTGTGCTTCACTCTATACACAGCCCAAAGGTCAAGCTAAAGACAGTTGGTGATAAAGTTCATCCTAGGACCCTAGCTTTGGACAGGCTCTTCATTTACAAAGGCAAATTACAAACTGATGAAGTGAATACTTTCTCTGGCATCAACCCTTTTAAGCAGCTTCCAAACCAAGTGACGAGTAGCAAAACAAGTTTGCATTCCACCATCCCAGAAGACTACAGCCCCAGAAAATATGATATGCCATTAAGCCCTGATATTGGCAGGATGACTGCTTTAAACAAAACTTTTATTAAATCGAACCACACAGAATTTCAAGAGACGGACTTCCGGCACAGGGAACAAAAACCGTATAGGCAAACTTCTGACACAGCATTTTCTCTCACCAGGAGCAGATCTTTTTCTGGATTTCCTTCAATACACTACTCAAACAGCAATTCCAAATCAAAGTGCAATGTCTATGCAAGGAACAACACTTTGGACAAAACGTTCACATACCAGAATCCTGTGGAAATGGATCGTGTGAATTCTTTCTCACCTAGAGAAAAATATAATAAATTGCTTGTAAAAGTGACAGGTAGCCCATCTGGAAGACTATcgctctctgcaccctcttcacCATACAGGCAAGAAAAATGCAGAAGAAAGCTAAAACTGGAGCACACTTTTACCAATCAACACTCTGAGAAAATTGAGGACAAGATCTCCAGCATTAGAGAACAAAAGGGGCATTTAAACATGTCTCCAAGAAGAAGGTCTTTCTCTACATCTCCTGCATCGCGTAGCGTAAATAGCAATTCAGGATCTCTTTACTGTGGATATGATGAAACCACAAACCTGAAAAGGAGAATTGCCTATTTGAAAATGAAAGGTGGGAATAATTCCCAACTTGGAGACGTTAGTAAGTTTTCGAGGCTGGTGTATCCCCTAACCAGAAGTTACTCAGCTTCTACATTACCTGGAAGTCCTAATGTCACATTGCAAATACCCTTTGAAGGTGCTTCTAGAATTGAATTACACAATCGTCCCAATCGAAATAGTTTATCTTTTAATGCTAAAGTTCAATCATCAGACTTGGTTTGTTCTCTTGTTAATTCACCAGGATCACAGAGAGCTAAAAGACAAGGAAGTTCTATTGTGCCGTCCTCCCCATTTAAGAGACACAAGAGTTTTGATAAAACTTTTGTGATTGATCAAGCGACAAACAAGCGTTTTTTGTTGTAG